The Aedes albopictus strain Foshan chromosome 2, AalbF5, whole genome shotgun sequence region taaattaaTCTCTttagtagtccgtaccacaatatttaattctgtagatagaaatcggttttaatcactatgtgattaatgaaatagaacgagaggagagataataattagagaatatctcattatagataagtcaccgaaagatttgtaggaaatcatggcttgaagctatacgaaaaatattacctggttgaattttatggaagtattttttgatcttaatttccgaaaaaaaaacaaccctaatggaaaatacaatacaaatacaaatactattatcgttttttttttatttatttttctacaaaaaggaccacccttatgcaaaataagtgaagcaccaaaaaaataaacagattcaaaatttaaaaaagaaaataaaatatttcatgaataattggggatacgcccgggagggacaggagaagcagaaatttgcaatggttgttgcgTCCTTTCAACATGttgctctaggaatatcttaacaaagtgttacatgccaataaaggatcatgatattaaactatacaaaaatatgagtggtaaattttcgggaaatatttttttgttcttaatttccatctcaaagaaccaccctaattaaaaataaatgagccgtcctaatgaaatattatatatattcaacattgaaaatgacttacagttttataagagattttttaatactattatcttatttttgaaatttttctacaaaaagggccaccctaatgcaaaataagtgaaccaccctaacgatatgtgatatataatatgctatcagttgccaacgatgatataagacatgttccagtactattgctatcaatatttcagcaactaaattcaattccaccatttcaaattaatttcactcccccaactcaaaaattttctaagtccaaaaattcattttttttccaaaaaaaaatttttgagataacaccagatctcgacgtttcatgcacttttaaggcatttggcatcaaaaaaaaattttcgatttcgaaattttcatgtatccctaccttgggatatttttcgtgtttcaaaacagccaaactttgaccgctttgggccaccccttagcgaagtcctcctcctctcctcttcttggcgtaacgtcctcactgggacaaagcctgcttctcagcttagtgttctatgagcacttccacagttattaactgagagcttcctctgccaatgaccattttgcatgcgtatatcgtgtggcaggcacgaagatactctatgcccaaggaagtcaaggaaatttcctttacgaaaagaccctggaccgaccgggaatcgaacccgtcaccctcagcatggtcatgctgaatacccgtgcgtttaccgcctcggctatatgggcccctagcgaagtccgattgagctgaaattttgcatggggactttttttgaggagacgaaacttttgagcactacccgtttttgaaattcgatggtcaaatttttcccatacgttccattggcaccctattattcatatacagtcaggtttttttttacgcggtttttttttacgcggttttcatttacgaggttttttttacgcggatttttgaattaacgcggtttttttacgcggatttttgaattaacgcggtttatttttacgcggatttttgaattaacgcggtttatttttacgcggttttttgaattaacgcggttttcatttaggtggatttttaattttaagccggaatttttccaagcattattatagagctttttctacatatttctgtagttttggtgcttaacagcattaaaaaggtagaatattatgcagagtaattttctggatatccaaggacatccaaactgttctgagtttagattctaaagtctacgtctgtaaggggctgtccataaaccacgtggtcatgaggggggggggggttcggcctatgagcattttgtatggacgaataaaaaattttgtatggacaaatgaccacgcggggggggggggggggggttgagaagtcccaaaaaaatgaccacgtggtttatggacagcccctaacggtaacttcttgcattatacaaaacaacgatttgtaatctattatgcccagtaagtcttttaaaagttcaataggcagtttcagatcagtcgggatatcctaggtcatccaaactattctggagtttagatcctaaagtctacgggtgcagcggtagcttcttgcatcattcaaatcaacgatttgtaatctattatgcccagttaGTCTTTTAAAAGTTTactagacagtttcagatcagtcgggatatcctaggtcatccaaactgttctggagttttgatcccatattctacgggtgcagcggtaacttcctgcattatacaaagcaacgatttgtaatctattaagcccagtaagtcttttgaaagttcaatagacagtttcagatcagtcgggatatccttggtcatccaaactattctggagtttagatcctaaagtctacgggtgtaccggtaacttcattcataatacaaagctacgacttgtattctttcatgacttactgaacatctcaaagtttaatagacagcatcagatctgttgagatgtctaaggacacccaaaccgttcttgaaattacatgaacttttttcattgtacaaatctacgatttgtaatctattatgtccagagattattaatatatttaatattgtatctatctatcagataattatgtctattatgtctatttctggctgttcaattggctgatttgaaatattttaaaactattttggaacaattattgatttaaaccctgtctaattatgtatagttactatttttagcttgagaaactactgtcatagccatagacttagaaaactgagttccagaacacttaggattacctggaatatcccattttttttctaagaatgctttgtgacctttaactatcaaccctcgagcaatcgcgctgttgtattttgtacaacatgttgaaataatctcgcttttcgtgttcagtaattagcgtggtgttgacggtggtgggcaaccgcgcgagttacggaaggttaagtgaacatgatttactgcctgtacttcgacacttatgcgacaactgtgagatggagtcttaacaaccagtgttgcaaaacttcatctcagtcatttgaacattaaccaacaaatcttttcaaacaTTGTTCCTTCCATtcttgttcaaaacgatttcattcaatcaggacacctatcaaatgagaagcgaatccttgtcaattgaacacattgtcactcgaatgagtagctgggcacgaaacacgagaaaaccctgcaaaattccgccagactgaaaaaatatcgaatgtcgggtcaaagttgggtcaatttttatcgaatgttgagccactgttggaccaacatcgaccaagtattgggtccatgttgggtttggtggccaaaataaaaataggtgaatgataggttgatgtcgggtttgacgtcatcaatgatggtaaaagctttaaacctttaaacaatagcttggcagtttgtgtaacttgtagacattttgagtgacaggcaaaaatcttaaaatgttgtcttaaaataattcgttgagttcattttttcaattaagaaggaaattattgagttaaatttataaaacatggttttcatttacgcggatttttgaatgaacgcggtttatttttacgcggttttttgaattaacgcggtttatttttacgcggatttttgaattaacgcggtttatttttacgcggatttttgaattaacgcggtttatttttacgcggtttttttttacgcggtatgtatcccccgcgtaaaaaaaaacctgactgtaccatattctcagctttagcttctaaaatgagctgcaggtggttgaatttagagaTGCCAAAATGGCATTTTCAGCCTTGCTATTTACTAAAGTTTTGGTAAATATTTTCTCAAGACCATATCTGGATTTTGAAaaagatttatggcaaattccATACCAAAGATCTTTGAAGATAACTTTTTAAAACTTATTATTCACAAGAATTTTGATAGAATCCTTTTAGGTTTTTGGACCAACTTATAAGGTGATCTAAAGAACACTCCTTTTATAATCATAAACAAATGGTAAATTGCTTGCGCGAGCAATGATAGATACCTTCTTAGATCCAATGCGAAACTGCATGCAGAAATACTATTTGGAATTCTACGGAGATTTTCAGCGTAAAGTTTTTGAAGACATTTGCCGTAGATTTTCGTAGTTCATTGAATTCCAGCATTTGTTCTGAACAAACTACTATATCGTCAGAAAACTTGAAACAGACCATATCCAGTTGGAAATGTTGTATTGAAGAATGCCTTTTCGTTGCAAAAGTGTTGACCGTCACTGTATTATCTATCGATATGCGCGGAAGGCGCAACTTGCCCGGCGGCTGAGATTTTCTGCCTCGGCAGGCGTAGGTATTTGTTGTTGTTCCTTCCGAATCTCGACGTACCTACGTACGACGACGAAACGaacatacagtcaggtttttttttacgcgggggatacataccgcgtaaaaaaaaaccgcgtaaaaataaaccgcgttaattcaaaaatccgcgtaaaaataaaccgcgttaattcaaaaatccgcgtaaaaaaaaccgcgttaattcaaaaatccgcgtaaatgaaaaccgcgttaattcaaaaatccgcgtaaatgaaaaccacttttaactcaataatttccttattgattttatattaaaaaatgaactcaacgaattattttaagacaacattttaagatttttgcctgtcactcaaaatttctacaagttacacaaactgccaagctattgtttaaaggtttaaagcttttaccatcattgatgacgtcaaacccgacatcaacctatcattcacctatttttattttggccaccaaacccaacatggacccaatacttggtcgatgttggtccaacagtggctcaacattcgataaaaattgacccaactttgacccgacattcgatattttttcagtctggcggaattttgcatggttttctcgtgtatcgtgcccagctactcattcgaatGACATAATGTATTCAATTgataaggattcgcttctcatttgataggtgctctgattgaatgaaatggttttgaacatgaatatgtagtagaaaaatgtttaaaaagaattgtaggttaatgttcaaatgaatgagatgaagttttgcaacactgggttaaaccggttcgttgtaaagactccatctcacagttgaCGCATAAGTGTCAAactacaggcagtaaatcatgttcattTAACCTtcagtaactcgcgcggttgcccaccaccgtcagcaccacgctaatgctgaacacgaaaagcgagattatttcaacgtgttgtacaaaatacaacagcgagaTTGCTCGtgggttgatagttaaaggtcacaaagcattcttagaaaattttgggatattccaggtaatcctaagtgttctggagctcagtttttaaagtctatggctatgacagtagtttctcaagctaaaaatagtaactatacataactagacagggtttaaatcaataattattccaaaatagttttaaaatatttcaaatcagccaattgaacagccagaaatggacataatagacataattatctgatagatagatagatacaataatagatataataataatctctggacataatagattacaaatcgtagatttgtacaatgaaaaaagatcatgtaatctcaagaacggtttgatgtccttagacatctcaacagatctgatgctgtctattaaactttgagatgttcagtaagtcatgaaaggttacaagtcgtagctttgtattatgaatgaagttaccggtacacccgtagactttaggatctaaactccagaacagtttggatgacctaggatatcctgactgatttgaaactgtctattgaacttttaaaaacttactgagcataatagattacaaatcgttgatttgtatgatgcaagaagctaccgctgcacccgtagactttaagatctaaactccagaatagtttggatgacctaggatatcccgactgatctgaaactatctattgaacttttaaagacttactggacataatagataacacgtcgttgctttgtataatgcaagaagttaccgttacagacgtagattTTAAgatctaatctcaagaacagtttgaatgtccttggatgtccagaaaattactctgcatcatattctacctttttaatgctgttaaacaccaaaactacagaaatatgtagaaaaactctataataatgcttggaaaaattccggcttaaaattaaaaatccacgtaaatgaaaaccgcgttaattcaaaaatccgcgtaaaaataaaccgcgttaattcaaaaatccgcgtaaaaataaaccgcgttaattcaaaaatccgcgtaaaaaaaaaccgcgttaattcaaaaatccgcgtaaaaaaaacctcgtaaatgaaaaccgcgtaaaaaaaaaccgcgtaaaaaaaaacctgactgtacgtaGATGCGCTGCGCTGCGCGTCGTCAGGGCACGACGGACGGACGGTTTGGGAGGCTGGCTGGTGACacgccggcgacgacgacgacgcaaccGCCGCCCGAACCCCTACACGCGCTGCCATATAAATTAAATTGTACGCCGGCTGCACTAGTTCAGTTTCTACTAAGCCTTTACCGAGTCTAGGAGAAGAGAACATCTTGCTCAGTGATTTGAGGAATTTGAAAATAAAGAAATCCCACAAGGACCTGCTAATCCAAGAGATCCCCAAATAAGGATACTCCCGTCCCATGTCCTGAAGCGCTACAGTGTACATCTCAGTGTGCAGTGTGCAACAATTGAAACCGTGTGCCTTTCGTTTTCGTGAAAATCTGTGATAAAAGAGGAAAAGGACTGATAGCTACCGCCCCAATCCTGGTCGGAACTTTGTGATTTATCCCTACTTCCCATACAAAACCAGAAAAAGTTGAACAGAGTGCATTTAGGATTTTCTTTGGTCAACAAAGAAAACCCGCAAATCCGTCAAGATTCTTGTGGTAATAGTGATCAGTGTTGTTGTTTGCTGTCTGACTGCATATTTCGTGATGGGAGCCGTTAAGGTGATTATTTCGTTTGATGCTGAAAAGGATTACTGCTTTGGCCGTTGCTGGCGAGAAAAGACTTGTACAAACTGGAAGATGTGTTTTTTTTACTAGCTGAGAGGACTCTAAAGCACTTCATTGTGCTGAACAGATCTGCTTACGTGAACGGATCAGTTTATAAATGCGAACAATAGTGTTAAGTGAAAATAAAAGCAGAACTGTTCAACTATGCTGAATAGGAAAAAAAGAAACAGATTGAAAAGTGCTAATGGGTTTTGCATTCAACAAAACAAGTTCTCAAATATCTATTAGTTATTGAAGTTTGATCAACTGAGAGACTCTAGATAAAAACAAACGTTCTTGCataattatttgaaattatttgaACTTTAATGATTAGTGATACAATGAAGTTTATAATGGAAAAGAATATTTATAAAAGTTTGTTCCAATCGCTCAATCCAATGTTATGAGTTTTACAGAATCGAGTCCTGATATCTAAATTGTGTAgtcttaaataaaaaaaaagcaaaataccTAGTACGAGTACAAATGAACGATCACTTtggtctttgaaaaaaaaaaaaagaaaagttttGTCGAAACAGTTAAAGATTTGTACCTTGAACGAAAGTTAAAACAATCCTACCCAACCAGATTCCTGTATACATCCTTGTATAAAATTGTACATAAGCATGCAAACCTACATCATTGACTAACAAAAACCATTCCAAATCTCTGCTTCTAATGCTTTTCATTGCTTTGTGCCGCGACCACGGTGTCACAACCCGAGATGAACTACTCGTAGGTGGTCCCCCTTGATTGGCTTTGCTATAATTCATTCCAACTGCTGCGCTGCCGTACATTGCTTAATGCTTGCCCAAATTTATTGGCAACTTCCTGCGCTTGACGAAGAAAATATGCGATTTATCTCCCTACACCTTTTACGAGCGATATTTCCAATCCAATAATAACTGGACCGAGCGtgggtttcagagaatttttcccCATCGATGTCTCTCCTCTTCCGTGGGTGATCCAACCGAACCAGTTTTCCATCCATCCTACCATCCATCCGATCTTGTGCATGAACCATTTTCTAATAGATGATTCCCGTCTGCTTGCTACAATTACAGCCAACTGAAGATGCCGCTACTGCTGCTGCGGCCGCTGCTCCAGCGACAAGCGATGTCACCGAGACCAAACCCGAGGCCGCCGAGGTTGCCCCCGCGACCGAAGCCGTAAAAGCCGTTGAGGAACCAGTCGTAGAAGCCGCCGTCGCCTCGCCCGCCCAAGAGACTGCCCCTGCCACCGCTGAAACCACTCCGGCCACCGAAACTGCCCCCGCTGTCGAACCCGCCGCTGAAAAGCCCGTGGAAGAGGAGAAGAAGGTCGAAGAGGAAAAGCCAGCTGCCGCCCCAGTCGCAGTCCCAGAGCAGCAGGCGGAACCGGCGAAGGAGGCCGAAAAGGTGGTCGAACCCGTGGCCGTTGTTGAGGTAAACAAAGCAAAACAAGTCGAACAGACGCCGCCGGCGGAAGTAGTAGCCGCCGCCGTTGAGACTGAAACCAAATCCGAACCTATTGTTGTTGAGCAAACAGAGAAACCAGTAACCGAAGTAGTAAGCGACAAACCGGCAGCGGAGGCGGCGCCGGCTGCGACCGAAACCGTCGCGGTCGAACCCGTCCCTGCTGAACCGGTTGTCGCCGCTGATAGCAATGGTGATAGCACGCCTCCACCTCCTCTGCCCTCCATTCCTCCTCCCTCCCAGGTGATGGTATTTGCAGAAGCTTCCATGTCCCAGGGTACATCCGAGCCCGAACCCGATTCCCTGAACTCTATCCCGGAACCGTCGTCGTCTTCCTTGCCGGTTGAAAAGCAGGAACAGAAACAAGAAGAGCAGGTTGTAGTGGTAGAAGAGAGCAAAAAAGCAGAAGAGCAGGCTCCAGTCGAAGAACCAGTCGTTGAAAAGAAGGTTGAGGTAAAGCCAGTTGAATCTGCTCCTCCAGCTCCGGTAGAAGCCGTCACTCCAGCACCAGTCGAAGAAGCCAAGAAGGAAGAGACTCCAGCACCGGTTGTCGAAGAAAAGATCGTCGAAAAGGTTGTCGAAGCAGTGCAGGCCGATGCTCCCGCCGTTGAAGCCGTTGTCGAGCTGAAGGAAACTGTTTCTGAGGtcgtggaagaaattctggagaaagccGTCGATAAAGTAGAGGAACAAGTCACAGCTCCGGTTGTCGCCGAAGAAATGAAGCCTGTTGATCAGGCCCCGGTGGAAACCGAAGCACCCAAGGAAGCAGCTCCTGAGGTCGTTGCCGAACCAGTCAAGGCCGAAGAAACGCCTGCTCCCGTAGAGGCAGTTCCCGCTCCAGTGGAGGAAAAACCAGCTGAAGCTACTCCAGCCCCCGTTGAAGAGAAGCCAGTCGAGCCAACGCCAGCCCCAGTTGAAGTAACTCCCGCCCCGGTAGAAGAGAAACCCGCTCCCGTCGAAGAAAAGAAAGTGGAAGAACAGCCAGCCAAAGCTGAACCAACTCCAGTAGAAGAAGCACCAGTGGCTGCAGTGGAACAGAAACCAGTTGAGCAAGCTCCGGCTCCTGTAGAAGAGAAACCCGTCGAACCGGCCCCAGTCGAAGAGAAGCCCGTTGAAAAAGTGACCGCCCCCGTAGAAGAAGCCAAGCCAGTCGAAGCCGCACCAGCAGCGGAAGAACCCAAGTCAGAAGAACTCATTCCCGCACCGGAACCGGTCTCGGAAGCTGACGAAATCAGTAACACAATCGACGATTTGCCACCCCCACCACCGCCACCGGCGACTGACGATGAGCCCGTGCCCGATTCGCTTCCCTCGCCTTTGCCCACAATTGCAGCTGCCGCCCCGACGACCGGTGCAACCGACGAACAGAATCTCTCCGTCGACATTTCCTCACCACTTCCACAGAACTCGCTCGAGTCGCTTCCATCACCGCCCACACTATCCCAGAGTGACGCCATGAGCTTACCTCCCCCGCCGGAATCTCCCTCGGCCACACTGACCTCGATCGAAGCCACCGAAGAACAGTCTCTTCCCGCTGCTCCCGTTTCTGAACCTACTGAAGCCCTTCCCACGCCTCCAGAATCTGCCCCCGTAGAATCCTCCGAACCACAAAAACCCGCAGAAGCTCAGGTCCCTCAGGTAGTAGCGGAAGAAAAGCCAGTCGAGGTgccggcggcggcagcggcggcgaCGGCGGAGTCAAAGGTTGAGAAAGAACCCGTGGCGGCAGAAGAACCAGcggcgacgacggcggcggcgaccGAACCAGCTCCAGAATCTAGCAAGAAAGAAGAACAGGCTGTCGAAGAGAAGGAAAAATCTGAGGCGCCGGCGCCACAGCCAACCGAAGCGACGGAGATCGTGGTCAAAAAGGTGAAtaccatttcttaaaaaaaatcaaaaccaaaaaaacatCCAAGTCAATCAACCCACCAAAAACAAACTCAAGATTCGGATACCCTTACGGTATTCTTCAGCTCGTCTCTTTTAGTGCCACTCTCTCTATTTCTCACCACCATAGAAAACTGACTGTTTCACAGAGTTGTGAGTTTTGTTTGTCGTTTTAAAACCAAAAGATAAAACTAGTTGTTTTAACAATCATTTTT contains the following coding sequences:
- the LOC109419572 gene encoding fibrous sheath CABYR-binding protein isoform X4, which produces MGAVKPTEDAATAAAAAAPATSDVTETKPEAAEVAPATEAVKAVEEPVVEAAVASPAQETAPATAETTPATETAPAVEPAAEKPVEEEKKVEEEKPAAAPVAVPEQQAEPAKEAEKVVEPVAVVEVNKAKQVEQTPPAEVVAAAVETETKSEPIVVEQTEKPVTEVVSDKPAAEAAPAATETVAVEPVPAEPVVAADSNGDSTPPPPLPSIPPPSQVMVFAEASMSQGTSEPEPDSLNSIPEPSSSSLPVEKQEQKQEEQVVVVEESKKAEEQAPVEEPVVEKKVEVKPVESAPPAPVEAVTPAPVEEAKKEETPAPVVEEKIVEKVVEAVQADAPAVEAVVELKETVSEVVEEILEKAVDKVEEQVTAPVVAEEMKPVDQAPVETEAPKEAAPEVVAEPVKAEETPAPVEAVPAPVEEKPAEATPAPVEEKPVEPTPAPVEVTPAPVEEKPAPVEEKKVEEQPAKAEPTPVEEAPVAAVEQKPVEQAPAPVEEKPVEPAPVEEKPVEKVTAPVEEAKPVEAAPAAEEPKSEELIPAPEPVSEADEISNTIDDLPPPPPPPATDDEPVPDSLPSPLPTIAAAAPTTGATDEQNLSVDISSPLPQNSLESLPSPPTLSQSDAMSLPPPPESPSATLTSIEATEEQSLPAAPVSEPTEALPTPPESAPVESSEPQKPAEAQVPQVVAEEKPVEVPAAAAAATAESKVEKEPVAAEEPAATTAAATEPAPESSKKEEQAVEEKEKSEAPAPQPTEATEIVVKKQQQQNGTVENGTAASTENGTTENGAATVENGQNGVHETSTTESMNGDTEHKKEEKIPEKAAQLQQPPPAAEVTAE
- the LOC109419572 gene encoding cell surface glycoprotein 1 isoform X2, encoding MGKAQSKRSVDITTDPAKDSVVTEGTGKLEKIEDVDQLKSQANGDAQHNEGESEKKVESDAAENEKDASTEKESNKDGAGDASATASVSSPTTEKQPAESDSDAANKTQENGGSADETLNDSKTAAAEDSNKKPKKVKKKWSFRSISFSKKDKQKPAKKEKEGEEKVNGECEKVPEEPTEDAATAAAAAAPATSDVTETKPEAAEVAPATEAVKAVEEPVVEAAVASPAQETAPATAETTPATETAPAVEPAAEKPVEEEKKVEEEKPAAAPVAVPEQQAEPAKEAEKVVEPVAVVEVNKAKQVEQTPPAEVVAAAVETETKSEPIVVEQTEKPVTEVVSDKPAAEAAPAATETVAVEPVPAEPVVAADSNGDSTPPPPLPSIPPPSQVMVFAEASMSQGTSEPEPDSLNSIPEPSSSSLPVEKQEQKQEEQVVVVEESKKAEEQAPVEEPVVEKKVEVKPVESAPPAPVEAVTPAPVEEAKKEETPAPVVEEKIVEKVVEAVQADAPAVEAVVELKETVSEVVEEILEKAVDKVEEQVTAPVVAEEMKPVDQAPVETEAPKEAAPEVVAEPVKAEETPAPVEAVPAPVEEKPAEATPAPVEEKPVEPTPAPVEVTPAPVEEKPAPVEEKKVEEQPAKAEPTPVEEAPVAAVEQKPVEQAPAPVEEKPVEPAPVEEKPVEKVTAPVEEAKPVEAAPAAEEPKSEELIPAPEPVSEADEISNTIDDLPPPPPPPATDDEPVPDSLPSPLPTIAAAAPTTGATDEQNLSVDISSPLPQNSLESLPSPPTLSQSDAMSLPPPPESPSATLTSIEATEEQSLPAAPVSEPTEALPTPPESAPVESSEPQKPAEAQVPQVVAEEKPVEVPAAAAAATAESKVEKEPVAAEEPAATTAAATEPAPESSKKEEQAVEEKEKSEAPAPQPTEATEIVVKKQQQNGTVENGTAASTENGTTENGAATVENGQNGVHETSTTESMNGDTEHKKEEKIPEKAAQLQQPPPAAEVTAE
- the LOC109419572 gene encoding cell surface glycoprotein 1 isoform X5, yielding MGAVKPTEDAATAAAAAAPATSDVTETKPEAAEVAPATEAVKAVEEPVVEAAVASPAQETAPATAETTPATETAPAVEPAAEKPVEEEKKVEEEKPAAAPVAVPEQQAEPAKEAEKVVEPVAVVEVNKAKQVEQTPPAEVVAAAVETETKSEPIVVEQTEKPVTEVVSDKPAAEAAPAATETVAVEPVPAEPVVAADSNGDSTPPPPLPSIPPPSQVMVFAEASMSQGTSEPEPDSLNSIPEPSSSSLPVEKQEQKQEEQVVVVEESKKAEEQAPVEEPVVEKKVEVKPVESAPPAPVEAVTPAPVEEAKKEETPAPVVEEKIVEKVVEAVQADAPAVEAVVELKETVSEVVEEILEKAVDKVEEQVTAPVVAEEMKPVDQAPVETEAPKEAAPEVVAEPVKAEETPAPVEAVPAPVEEKPAEATPAPVEEKPVEPTPAPVEVTPAPVEEKPAPVEEKKVEEQPAKAEPTPVEEAPVAAVEQKPVEQAPAPVEEKPVEPAPVEEKPVEKVTAPVEEAKPVEAAPAAEEPKSEELIPAPEPVSEADEISNTIDDLPPPPPPPATDDEPVPDSLPSPLPTIAAAAPTTGATDEQNLSVDISSPLPQNSLESLPSPPTLSQSDAMSLPPPPESPSATLTSIEATEEQSLPAAPVSEPTEALPTPPESAPVESSEPQKPAEAQVPQVVAEEKPVEVPAAAAAATAESKVEKEPVAAEEPAATTAAATEPAPESSKKEEQAVEEKEKSEAPAPQPTEATEIVVKKQQQNGTVENGTAASTENGTTENGAATVENGQNGVHETSTTESMNGDTEHKKEEKIPEKAAQLQQPPPAAEVTAE
- the LOC109419572 gene encoding cell surface glycoprotein 1 isoform X1, yielding MGKAQSKRSVDITTDPAKDSVVTEGTGKLEKIEDVDQLKSQANGDAQHNEGESEKKVESDAAENEKDASTEKESNKDGAGDASATASVSSPTTEKQPAESDSDAANKTQENGGSADETLNDSKTAAAEDSNKKPKKVKKKWSFRSISFSKKDKQKPAKKEKEGEEKVNGECEKVPEEPTEDAATAAAAAAPATSDVTETKPEAAEVAPATEAVKAVEEPVVEAAVASPAQETAPATAETTPATETAPAVEPAAEKPVEEEKKVEEEKPAAAPVAVPEQQAEPAKEAEKVVEPVAVVEVNKAKQVEQTPPAEVVAAAVETETKSEPIVVEQTEKPVTEVVSDKPAAEAAPAATETVAVEPVPAEPVVAADSNGDSTPPPPLPSIPPPSQVMVFAEASMSQGTSEPEPDSLNSIPEPSSSSLPVEKQEQKQEEQVVVVEESKKAEEQAPVEEPVVEKKVEVKPVESAPPAPVEAVTPAPVEEAKKEETPAPVVEEKIVEKVVEAVQADAPAVEAVVELKETVSEVVEEILEKAVDKVEEQVTAPVVAEEMKPVDQAPVETEAPKEAAPEVVAEPVKAEETPAPVEAVPAPVEEKPAEATPAPVEEKPVEPTPAPVEVTPAPVEEKPAPVEEKKVEEQPAKAEPTPVEEAPVAAVEQKPVEQAPAPVEEKPVEPAPVEEKPVEKVTAPVEEAKPVEAAPAAEEPKSEELIPAPEPVSEADEISNTIDDLPPPPPPPATDDEPVPDSLPSPLPTIAAAAPTTGATDEQNLSVDISSPLPQNSLESLPSPPTLSQSDAMSLPPPPESPSATLTSIEATEEQSLPAAPVSEPTEALPTPPESAPVESSEPQKPAEAQVPQVVAEEKPVEVPAAAAAATAESKVEKEPVAAEEPAATTAAATEPAPESSKKEEQAVEEKEKSEAPAPQPTEATEIVVKKQQQQNGTVENGTAASTENGTTENGAATVENGQNGVHETSTTESMNGDTEHKKEEKIPEKAAQLQQPPPAAEVTAE
- the LOC109419572 gene encoding cell surface glycoprotein 1 isoform X3; translation: MGKAQSKRSVDITTDPAKDSVVTEGTGKLEKIEDVDQLKSQANGDAQHNEGESPTEDAATAAAAAAPATSDVTETKPEAAEVAPATEAVKAVEEPVVEAAVASPAQETAPATAETTPATETAPAVEPAAEKPVEEEKKVEEEKPAAAPVAVPEQQAEPAKEAEKVVEPVAVVEVNKAKQVEQTPPAEVVAAAVETETKSEPIVVEQTEKPVTEVVSDKPAAEAAPAATETVAVEPVPAEPVVAADSNGDSTPPPPLPSIPPPSQVMVFAEASMSQGTSEPEPDSLNSIPEPSSSSLPVEKQEQKQEEQVVVVEESKKAEEQAPVEEPVVEKKVEVKPVESAPPAPVEAVTPAPVEEAKKEETPAPVVEEKIVEKVVEAVQADAPAVEAVVELKETVSEVVEEILEKAVDKVEEQVTAPVVAEEMKPVDQAPVETEAPKEAAPEVVAEPVKAEETPAPVEAVPAPVEEKPAEATPAPVEEKPVEPTPAPVEVTPAPVEEKPAPVEEKKVEEQPAKAEPTPVEEAPVAAVEQKPVEQAPAPVEEKPVEPAPVEEKPVEKVTAPVEEAKPVEAAPAAEEPKSEELIPAPEPVSEADEISNTIDDLPPPPPPPATDDEPVPDSLPSPLPTIAAAAPTTGATDEQNLSVDISSPLPQNSLESLPSPPTLSQSDAMSLPPPPESPSATLTSIEATEEQSLPAAPVSEPTEALPTPPESAPVESSEPQKPAEAQVPQVVAEEKPVEVPAAAAAATAESKVEKEPVAAEEPAATTAAATEPAPESSKKEEQAVEEKEKSEAPAPQPTEATEIVVKKQQQQNGTVENGTAASTENGTTENGAATVENGQNGVHETSTTESMNGDTEHKKEEKIPEKAAQLQQPPPAAEVTAE